The nucleotide sequence TGGTCGTGGGCATGCAAGGTCCAGAAGTGCACCAGCTCCAGGGTCAGCTCGTCATGGTTCTGCATCGCATGGATCAGCGAAGCCGGGTCGATACCGAAGGCATGCACCTCGCGCAGCATCAGCCGCAGGAACTCGGTATCGCCGGTCAGCAGGGCATGGTGGTAGGCCGGGCGGGTAATGAAGTCATAAGACAGATCGGCGCCACCGTGAGTCATGGCGGCGATATCGTCGATGGTCAGATTCAGCTCCTGGAAGCTGAAACCGCCGGCCTTGCGGATGGCGCCGGCGATCAGCTGGTTGCCGGTGAGCGACAGCGGGTGGCTCTCCGACCAGGCGGTGCCCTCGGCGCGGCGCTCGACACCGAGAAAGCCATTGGCGTCCAGGCGCAGCATGCGCGCACCGGACACATCAATGGCGTGCAAGGCATCGCCAATGATCAGCTGCTGCGCAGCGAAGGTCGGGTCAAGCCAGTTCAGCGACGGCTGCCCCTCCTTGAAGTAGTGCAGGTACACCCAGCGCCGGCGCTTGCCGTCGACGCCGGTGACAATATCGGTGGCGCTCCAGTCGGTGTCCTTGATACCCGGCTCGAAGAAGATCACCCGTTGCAGCTGGCCGACGATGTAGTGCTTGTCCTTGAGCTGGTCCACTACCGCCGGGGACAGGTTGACCGAGTCTCGCCCTGCCGGCACCTCGGGCAGCAGCGGCCAGTCCTCCTCGTTGATTTCCACCATGTGGTAGAGGCCCGGATAGTCGCCGTAGGCCATTTCCGCGAGACGGAAATCGGCGCCCTTGCCGGTGTGTGCCGGGATGATGTCGTCGATGACGATGGCATTGTGCGCGGCGGCCATTCGGCTGAGCTGCAGCATCTGCGCCTCGGTGCCGAGGTTGGGGTCGATGTCGAAGCTGATGCGGTCGAAATTGCCGTCGATGGTCGGGGTGAATTCGTGACCCCGCAAGCCGCCGGAGCGCTTCATCGGACCGTTGTGGATGCCCTGTACGCCAAGCTCGGAAAGGGCGCTCCAGAGCCGCTCATCCGCCAGTGCCTCGAGCACCGAGCCGCCCTCTGGGGTGATGATCGCCGCGGGATAGGCGGTGAACCACACTGAGGACGTCGCACTTGCATCCCGCGGGCGCGCCTGTGCGTAGGGGCGCTGCCAGAGCCGTGCCTGGCCGGCATAGTAGCGGGCCCGCTCACGGGCCGCTCGTAGCATGGACTGGCTTTCCAGCCATTCGATATAGCTGCTGTCAGGTGTACTCATAGCGACATGCATTTCCCGGTGCGCAAGGGACGATGTGTCGTTTGAGTCGGACGCACCGGCATCGTTGCATCAGGCGATGCAACGAGTCGCTGAAAACTCCGGTCAGCGCGCGCCGGCTACCTCACCGGCCTGTCCGGCCAGCTGGCGCTCGGCCTGCTTTTGCGCCTTGTAGGCCAGGGCGGCCGGTGCCACCGGTGTGGTTTTACCGGTTTCCAGCCATTTCTTCAGACGATTGGCATCGGCCATATGGGTGTACTTGCCGAAGGCGTCGAGCACCACGAAGGCCACATCACGCCGGTCCATCACGGTGCGCATCACCAGGCAATGGCCAGCAGCGTTGGTGAAGCCGGTCTTGGTCAGCTGGATATCCCAGTTGGGCTTGCGCACCAGGGCGTTGGTGTTGCGAAAGCCCAGGGTGTAGTTGGGCTTGCGGAAGGCCACGGTCTTCTCGCCCTGGGTGCTGAGTTCGTCGATCAGCGGATAGGCGCGGCTGGCACGCAGCAGCTTGACCAGGTCATTGGCACTGGAGACGTTGTGTTGCGACAGACCGGTGGGCTCGACATATCGGGTGCTGCTCATGCCCAGTTCACTGGCCTTGAGGTTCATCGCCTGGATAAAGGCGGCATAACCGCCCGGGTAGTGGTGCGCCAGGCTGGCGGCCGCACGGTTTTCCGAAGACATCAGCGTCAGCAGCAGCATCTCGCGACGACTGATTTCGCTACCGATGCGCACCCGCGAGAACACCCCCTGCATTTCCGCTGCGTCACGAATGGTGATGGGCAGTTGCTCGTCAAGCGGCAGCTGAGCATCCAGGACCACCATGGCTGTCATCAGCTTGGTGACCGAGGCAATCGGCACCACCAGATCGGGATTGCTCGAATAGAGGACCTGATTGGTATTCAGGTCGACCAGCAGGGCGCTGCCGGAGGCCAGCTCCTGCTGCGCCGGCGCCGCGAACGAGGCGGGGCTGGCGATGACGCTGCTGCAAGCCAGCAGCAGGCCGAAAATGGAATGTCGTAGTTTCAAAACAAGCACCAGAGAAGTGGCGAAATAGGTGGTGTCACGCGGCGCGCAGTATACGGAAAAGCCGCCCCAGACAGGTTTGTGTCGATGGAGTGTAGAAGAGAATCGTCGCACCTTCAGGCGTGCTGGCTGTCAAACCAGCAGA is from Pseudomonas saudiphocaensis and encodes:
- the treS gene encoding maltose alpha-D-glucosyltransferase; the encoded protein is MSTPDSSYIEWLESQSMLRAARERARYYAGQARLWQRPYAQARPRDASATSSVWFTAYPAAIITPEGGSVLEALADERLWSALSELGVQGIHNGPMKRSGGLRGHEFTPTIDGNFDRISFDIDPNLGTEAQMLQLSRMAAAHNAIVIDDIIPAHTGKGADFRLAEMAYGDYPGLYHMVEINEEDWPLLPEVPAGRDSVNLSPAVVDQLKDKHYIVGQLQRVIFFEPGIKDTDWSATDIVTGVDGKRRRWVYLHYFKEGQPSLNWLDPTFAAQQLIIGDALHAIDVSGARMLRLDANGFLGVERRAEGTAWSESHPLSLTGNQLIAGAIRKAGGFSFQELNLTIDDIAAMTHGGADLSYDFITRPAYHHALLTGDTEFLRLMLREVHAFGIDPASLIHAMQNHDELTLELVHFWTLHAHDHYHYHGQTLPGGILREHIREEMYERLTGEHAPYNLKFVTNGVACTTASVITAALGIRDLNSIDAADIEQIQRLHILLVMFNAMQPGVFALSGWDLVGALPLEAAQVEHLMGDGDTRWLHRGAYDLADLAPEAETSAEGLPRARALYGSLVDQLQAPGSFACQLKRILSVRRAYDIAASKQIMIPDVQAPGLLVMVHELPAGKGVQITALNFSAESISETLCLPGIAPGPVVDIIHERVEGDLTDDCELTLHLDPYEGLALRVVSAVSPVL
- the pbpG gene encoding D-alanyl-D-alanine endopeptidase, which encodes MKLRHSIFGLLLACSSVIASPASFAAPAQQELASGSALLVDLNTNQVLYSSNPDLVVPIASVTKLMTAMVVLDAQLPLDEQLPITIRDAAEMQGVFSRVRIGSEISRREMLLLTLMSSENRAAASLAHHYPGGYAAFIQAMNLKASELGMSSTRYVEPTGLSQHNVSSANDLVKLLRASRAYPLIDELSTQGEKTVAFRKPNYTLGFRNTNALVRKPNWDIQLTKTGFTNAAGHCLVMRTVMDRRDVAFVVLDAFGKYTHMADANRLKKWLETGKTTPVAPAALAYKAQKQAERQLAGQAGEVAGAR